The region GGCGTCGGGTGGGGCGAGTTCGTCAACCGCAACCCCGGCGCCCAGGCCGAGGTCGGCGCCGGGCTGGCGAAGCTCGTCGACGCCGGCCTGAGACCGCCTGCGCCGGTGCGCTTTCCGCTGTCCGCGGGCGCGGAGGCGCTGCAGGCACTGGCAGACGGCAAGATCCGCGGGAAGCTGGTGCTGGAGCCGGCTCGCGCGACGAGCGAATGACCCCGGTGGTGCGCGCCCTGGCCTTCGACGTGTTCGGCACCGTCGTCGACTGGCGCTCGAGCGTCATCGCCGAACTCGAGGACTTCGGCACCCGCCATGGGGTGCAACGTGATTGGGCCGCGTTCGCCGACGACTGGCGGGCGGGGTACTCCCCGGCCATGGATCGCGTCCGTCGCGGCGAACTGCCCTGGACCAGGATCGACGATCTGCACCGCGGCCGGCTCGTGGAACTGTTGTCGGCGGCGGGGATCACCGTCGACGACGCCGGCATCGACGAACTGAACCGGGCGTGGCACCGACTCAACCCGTGGCCCGATGCCGTCGCCGGCCTCACGCGGTTGAAGACGCGCTTCGTCATCACCACCCTGTCCAACGGCAACGTCTCCCTGCTGACCGACATGGCCAAGCACGCGGGCCTGCCGTGGGACTGCGTGCTGTCGGCGGAACTGTTCCGGCACTACAAGCCCGACCGCGAGGTCTACCTCGGGTGCGCCGACCTCCTCGGCGTGGCGCCCGAGGAGGTGATGATGGTCGCTGCACATCCCTCCGACCTGCGGGCGGCCCGCGACGCCGGCCTCCGTACCGGGTTCGTCTTCCGCCCCGCCGAGCACGGCCCGAACCGGACGCTGCGCAGGCCGGCCGAGGGCGAATTCGACGTCCTGGCAGACGACTTCTGCGACCTCGCCGACCAGCTGACAGCCTGAGCGGGCAGAAACGGGTATAGACCGGCCCATGACCGTTCCGCTGCCGTCCGACCTCATCGACCTGCTGGGCAAGCCGAGCCCGTGCTTCGTCGCCACGCTGATGCCCGACGGGTCACCGCAACTGACCGAAACGTGGGTCACCACCGACGGCGAGCACGTCGTGATCAACATCGTCGGCGGGATGCAGAAGGACCGGAATCTGCGGCGTGATCCGCGGGTGGCCGTCAACGTCGTCGACCCCGACGACGTCACCCGCTTCTACGAGGTGCGCGGTCGCGTGACGTCGATGACCAGCGACGGCGGCAAGCAGAGCATCGACGAGATCTCGCACAAGTACCTCGGGATCCCCTATCCCAACTTCAGTGGCAATCCCGACGAGACGCGCGTCATCGTCACGATCGAGGCCGACAAGGTCAACACGCCCATGCGAGGCTGATCTGCCATGAGCACCGGTGGAATCCTTCTCGTCGCCTTGGTGATCGCGATCGGTCTGGTCGGGATCATCGTGCCGATCCTGCCGGGCGGGATCCTCGTCATCGCGGCGATCGGGGTGTGGGCCTTCGTCGTCGGCTCCGCGGTCGCATGGGTGACGTTCGGTATCGCGGCCGCCCTGTTCATCGCCTCCGCGGTGATCAAGTACACCTGGCCCGTCAAACGGATGCGGCAGGCGCAGGTCCGCACGTCGGTGCTCGCCATCGGCGCGGCGGCCGGCCTCGTCGGGTTCTTCGTCATCCCCGTCATCGGCCTGCTCATCGGGTTCGTCGGCGGAGTGTTCGCCGCCGAACTCGCGACCCGCGGCACCGTGAGCCGGGCGTGGGCGTCGACCGTGCACGCCCTCAAGGGCGTCGCGCTGTCGGTCGGGGTGGAGTTGACCGGCGCGCTGCTTGCGACCGTGGTGTGGCTGGTCGGCGTCTTCATGACGGCGTAGTCACGCGGCACACCCGGCGGGCTCGCGAACGCACGCATTCTGACGAAAAACGGGCGAAATCCGTCAGATATCGTGCGCTCGGCGTTACAGAGTCAGTCGTTGAGCGCTGCGCGCAGGCGGCCGAGGTCCTCGCCGGTCACGCCCGCGGCCTCGAGATAGCCGGTGAGAGAACCGAATTCGGCGTCGAGGGTGCGACGCGCCATGTCCAGGTAATCCTCGCGCACACCCAGCACGGACTCGGTCAGGCGCGCCTCGGCCAACTCCAGCACCTCGGGCGCCTCCACGGCCCGGGCGCGCACGTTGGCCAGGATGCTCTCCCGCAACTGCGGCACCGCGACGTTGCTGCGCAGATAGTCGGCCATGATCGCGTCCCGGTCGACGCCCGCGGCCTCCAGCACGACCGCGATCGTGAACCCGGTGCGGTCCTTGCCGGCGAAGCAGTGCGCCAGCACCCGCCGGCCCGAACCGAGCAGTGCCACCACCTGGTGCACGGCGCGCTGCGCCAGCGGAGCGGTGGCGATGCGCCCGTACTCCTCGGTCATGTAGCGCGCCGCGGCGTCGGCGACCGACTCGTCGTCGGGCTTGTCGGTCATCATCCGCTGGAACGCGTGCTCGTGCGGCGCCTCGTCGTCGGAGGCGGTGGTCTCGATGAACGGGAGGTGGTGGATGTCCACTCCGGTGGGGACCAGTCCGGGGCCGTGCCGCTCGAGTTCGCGCAGCGTCCGCAGGTCGGCGACGTCGGTGACGCCGTATCCGGCCAGTGCCGCGCGGCCGTGGTCGTCGAGTTTGGACAGCTCACTGGCGCGGAAGAACCGGCCGGGCGCGATACCCGTCTGCTCGGCGA is a window of Mycolicibacterium chubuense NBB4 DNA encoding:
- a CDS encoding haloacid dehalogenase type II, yielding MTPVVRALAFDVFGTVVDWRSSVIAELEDFGTRHGVQRDWAAFADDWRAGYSPAMDRVRRGELPWTRIDDLHRGRLVELLSAAGITVDDAGIDELNRAWHRLNPWPDAVAGLTRLKTRFVITTLSNGNVSLLTDMAKHAGLPWDCVLSAELFRHYKPDREVYLGCADLLGVAPEEVMMVAAHPSDLRAARDAGLRTGFVFRPAEHGPNRTLRRPAEGEFDVLADDFCDLADQLTA
- a CDS encoding PPOX class F420-dependent oxidoreductase, encoding MTVPLPSDLIDLLGKPSPCFVATLMPDGSPQLTETWVTTDGEHVVINIVGGMQKDRNLRRDPRVAVNVVDPDDVTRFYEVRGRVTSMTSDGGKQSIDEISHKYLGIPYPNFSGNPDETRVIVTIEADKVNTPMRG
- a CDS encoding DUF456 domain-containing protein translates to MSTGGILLVALVIAIGLVGIIVPILPGGILVIAAIGVWAFVVGSAVAWVTFGIAAALFIASAVIKYTWPVKRMRQAQVRTSVLAIGAAAGLVGFFVIPVIGLLIGFVGGVFAAELATRGTVSRAWASTVHALKGVALSVGVELTGALLATVVWLVGVFMTA
- a CDS encoding tyrosine-protein phosphatase, whose translation is MASSGGELSGAWNFRDVAEQTGIAPGRFFRASELSKLDDHGRAALAGYGVTDVADLRTLRELERHGPGLVPTGVDIHHLPFIETTASDDEAPHEHAFQRMMTDKPDDESVADAAARYMTEEYGRIATAPLAQRAVHQVVALLGSGRRVLAHCFAGKDRTGFTIAVVLEAAGVDRDAIMADYLRSNVAVPQLRESILANVRARAVEAPEVLELAEARLTESVLGVREDYLDMARRTLDAEFGSLTGYLEAAGVTGEDLGRLRAALND